The following nucleotide sequence is from Channa argus isolate prfri chromosome 9, Channa argus male v1.0, whole genome shotgun sequence.
GATCTCAGTCTACtactttttgtaaaaaaaaaaaaaaaaaaaaaaaatactgtcaaGGAGAAAGAGCGAACAAGTGTACAAATGTAACAaagttttctgtctcttcttttttctctttaatataatttttaggTGTTCCAGTTTTTGAACGCCAAGTGTGAGTCTGCTTTCCTGGCCAAGAGGAACCCCAGACAGATTAACTGGACTGTGTTGTACAGACGCAAGCACAAGAAGGGCCAGTCTGTAAGTAGCGTTTTTTGTGTAGTTGAAATATTTACTCTCTTTAGGCAAACCTTCCCATACTGTCTAACACTGATTTATCTGTCAGTATTAGCTTCAGAAAAAGCATTTGTTggtgaattatttttatttggttaaattaaacttttattaatattgatTGCAGTGTGCTCTTTCACACTCAGACTTTTGTGATAGTTAGACTTGAATCCAAATTTTGAGCAATTTGTAATAGTCTTTGAGAGACTGCAAAAGAAGATGCAAATGTTTCCATCCACTACTACTGTGTATAAGAGCTGGTCCATCAAAAGAAATGTGGAGAGGCTAATTTTCCAGTTTTGTGATTTGCAGAGAACTAGTTTTGgtttaataaaaccacattGATAgatctgtacatttatttagaatattACATATAAGTAAAGTTTACCCAATTTAGTTTAGCTGCGGGTGGATGGTGTGCACGGTGTTCATCCGTGTTATGTGTTGTTGCCGGACTGTGTTTTGCAGTCTGGGCAGCAGCGCTCACTCCACACCTGCAGCTATAGAACAAATGGAGATCATAGTACTGGCCCTTGACGTCTTCATTGACATCTCACCATTGGTCAGCCTCCAAACTCTCCAACATGTTACAATATTTTGTAAGGattatgtgatttttattacCATTTGTAATACACCTAATTTTTGGAAATCCTAAACTACTCCGATCACAAAGAGTAATTGCTCAACAGTGCAACTTTATTAACCTTtaagtattaaaatattaatacaatttcctgaaatgttttaaagtctGTGTTGTACACACTTGCCCACACACTTGTTTCGTGACTACTGAAATTAATCTGTTAAATCCAATAACCGTacaatgagatttaaaaaaaaaaaaagttctaccTATAAAAATCGGTTGACTGGTATGCACCATTCCAAAAATAACCTTGCTGTTAATtggctgtatttaaaaaaaaaatatgtttattttggtGTATTGGCTTAGTTTAAAACCCAAATTTTAGTTCTTGCATCCATCTTTTTAGTAGCAGATTCTCCTCCAGTGTTGGCAGGTACATGAACCAGACATTTACACCAAATATTTCTTTTGTGGAATGCTCTTGGTCAGTCTTTCTCCTTCAGTCAATAGCAGTCGGACTTGGATGGTTATGCACATGATGTCTGTTAGTCATTTTGGGATGCACACAAACCCAAGTTCTCGTTATGTGATTTAACAGGAAGAGGTGACAAAGAAGCGTACCCGCCGCGCAGTGAAATTCCAGAGGGCCATCACTGGGGCCTCCTTGGCTGAAATTATGGCCAAGAGGAACCAGAAGCCTGAGGTTCGCAAGGCTCAGAGGGAGCAGGCAATCAGGTAAAATGCTAATTGTCaactttttcaaattaaaatgtgttgtgaaAGTCTGATCTAATTTTAGTTGTTTGACAACAGCTAGCTCTGCAAAGAGTccaatctgtgtttttaatattcaaagtCCTTTTATTAACTGTTTCACGTGGTTCAGGAAAACACCCAACCAGTCTGAAATTAATTGTATATTTGTGCAATTTAGATTGAAATAATTTTGTTCTCTAAAAGGAGtgagacatttaaaagaaattacatCTTGTACAGCTACATATTTAGATTTTCCGTATCTTGTTAAACGTAGTTCGGAACCACCTCTCACAAAAAAATTGACTGTATAATAGTATATAAGATGCTAATGTCtcctagttttgttttttcaatctAGAGTATCCTTTAACAGCTGGTCCCCAGATAGTAAACTatcacattaaatacattttatatcccAGATGTGACAATTTTACCCTTATTGCCCAGtcctaattgtttttatttctctcaggGCTGCCAAGGAGGCCAAGAAGGCAAAGCAGGCAGCAAAGAAGCCTGCTGCCCCAAGTGCAAAAGTAAGTGTTTCAGTTTATAAATGAAGCTGTTAACAAAAACTACACTTTTTAACCTAATCTGATTGTTTGGTCTCATGTTAGTAATGTCAACGCTGTTCCTCTGTATTTACTTGATAATACGATGGATAACAGTACGGTACTGTATTTCTCCTTCTGTAGACCACAGCCAAGACTGCACAAAAGCCTAAGATTGCCAAGCCCATGAAGATCAGCGCGCCGCGGGTTGGTGGAAAACGCTAAACCTGACCATTGTTTATGGTTGTGAATAAAAGTTTGTGGGAAACCATcatttgtgtgatttgtacATCATCCAGCCCTAGGGCTGTATAACCGTACCATGAAATGATCGGGTCAGAGCTTTAACAACAATTATTaggaaatattacatttaaattaccttctgcttttttttttgtttcacggGTAAACTAGCCCTTGTATTGTCAGCAGCTGAAACTGGGATTTGTTTCTCTGTAGTGCAGGATGcaaacagaacagaacacaTGAAGATCCAGATTGAAATTAGTTCCCTTAAAAGGCTTAACCACTGTAAATTCAGACTCTTTCAGGACACTTCACCTGTTCTTGAACTGGACTCCTTCAATCTATTCAAAAGGAGAGCACTGCTTTTCTAACAGCTTCACACTTTCTTATTAACACAGAATGAGGACCAGCCAGGGAGTCAGGCATGTAGACAACAAATTGAGTTGTGAAAGCCTTTTTAAGCCAGCCAAATTTAACAAAAGACTGTATTAGAACTTGgaataaaaaagcatttgttttgtacAGGCACAGCTTGAAAAAGGAGTTTCAGACTCAATCTCCATCTGAGGTGTTTCAGTGACAAAAAGTATTTCACTAGAAATAAGGAATGTTTCCcatataaaatatcaaatgtacATTGCTTGAAAGCACTGCATTGGCTTGTGTAAcccagaaaaaaatcaacaacctTGCAGGACACAGGGCTGAGTTCATGACCCATTCTACGCATAGGTGTGATGCTGGGTTGTACATACAGAGGGTCTTACAGTCTAATGTTATCACTACTGTAACCACAGCAACCGTGAAGTTGACTTATTATAGGAAAGTGTCaaattaatgttgtggctgaacaCTGTAGTTGCATACAGCTGAAACAG
It contains:
- the rpl24 gene encoding large ribosomal subunit protein eL24 isoform X2, whose protein sequence is MKVELCSFSGYKIYPGHGRRYARIDGKVFQFLNAKCESAFLAKRNPRQINWTVLYRRKHKKGQSEEVTKKRTRRAVKFQRAITGASLAEIMAKRNQKPEVRKAQREQAIRAAKEAKKAKQAAKKPAAPSAKTTADRLSAIFDPFSPLSQ
- the rpl24 gene encoding large ribosomal subunit protein eL24 isoform X1, producing the protein MKVELCSFSGYKIYPGHGRRYARIDGKVFQFLNAKCESAFLAKRNPRQINWTVLYRRKHKKGQSEEVTKKRTRRAVKFQRAITGASLAEIMAKRNQKPEVRKAQREQAIRAAKEAKKAKQAAKKPAAPSAKTTAKTAQKPKIAKPMKISAPRVGGKR